One window of Triplophysa rosa linkage group LG10, Trosa_1v2, whole genome shotgun sequence genomic DNA carries:
- the itsn2b gene encoding intersectin-2b isoform X2, which produces MNGVRSIWAITPEERDKHDQKFDTLSPVQGFVTGEKARSFFIQSGLPQPVLAEIWSLADMNKDGKMDRLEFSIAMKLIKMKLQGQNLPTALPIIMKQPPVPAPAMPVTPLGMGTMPNVPMMPNVPILTPIPMTSTLTTMSPMPVMSPMMGIGLSVPVMPTISTPALPNGPIAILQPTPIPLNSTLPLSSSFSSPALGFSAPPIITTPSLLDLGSSSSNSSPSISLASNSPKAGPSDWAVPQASRLKYRQLFNGLDKQMTGYLTGPQVRNAMATTLLTQTQLATIWNLADVDKDGKLKADELILAMHLVDMAKMGQPLPLALPSDLVPPSLRGKVGDSVNGTTPSIYAVLAEDLYETEPPQKSRNNLTFEDKFKQNLELGKAELEKRRQALLEQQRREEERRVQKAREELERREREARELELKRKREEEERLERQRELQRQQEEERLRDLERKEAAKKELERQRQLEWERRRKQELQNQKSEEQEEIIKLRAKKRSLEMELEAVGNKQRQISDKLRDAQGKKRIQKNELDMINQNRDSCITDISSLQMQLEEFKRKLGLSTSEQQKLSERLRNLSLNNLPTVTVNTFKRNVEEKDLTCRKLKEQFTVLETETAAKLADMDQYKKEIQDLRESQRMQQSALEKLRAIKEDKIRELKKRKQEELEKRRKEEEEQKRIKLEKERQWQEKLQRDEEERQRKLQEEREAKLREEEERERQARLQAAKEQAERERKAREEEERRRREEDERREQERKRFDEKRRQEEEEERRRRDEERRKLEEERRKLEEERRKLEEERKRQEAMRLEEERKREEEWRRKEEERREEERRREREEEERRRQRAQVAAMRDAEERKKLEEERRRKEEEKKRRQEEEKKRRQEEEDRRRREEEQRKQDEERKRKQQEEEAAASQLRDDQQNKKNTVKTDIVAALLRGLAERKGTRQPLGTQHRRSAALTTFKALYPFTARNDEELSFETDDLIEVDESVEREQGWLYGSRQGKMGWFPESYVERQTKSEAPPTAKQALKPQVSISTSSTDATDTTDGSTYEEYVALYTYESPEPSDLTFSEGDTILVAEREGEWWKGSIGDRSGVFPSNYVKPKETDTSSLSGKPGALGKKPEVAQVNTAYSAAGAEQLNLGPGQLILILNKNPSGWWLGELQARGKKRQKGWFPASHVKLLGSNSGKSTPAPAAVCQVISIYDYTAANEDELSFSQNQIINVLDKSNPDWWKGELNGVTGLIPTNYVKMTTSDSDPSQQWSQERKRQGYIDELIETEEKYIEDLQLVLEVFHKPMSESGRLTEAEMNMIFVNWRELIQCNSKMLKVLKTRKKPGGEPVHMIGDVLASELSHMQAYIRFCSCQLNAAALLQQRTDQEPDFKTFMKKIATDYRCKGMPLSSFLLKPMQRITRYPLHIKNILESTPEGHVDHVQLQEALEKAELLCFQVNEGVREKENSDRLEWIQSHLQCEGITDNLTFNSLTNCMGPRKLLHSGKLFKTKSNKELYAFLFSDFLLFTQAVRQFTSTGTDRLFSPKSNTQYKMYKTPVFLNEVLVKHPSDPSSDEPVFHISHIDRVYTLKTENINERTAWVQKIKAASEEFIETEKKKREKTFQSRSMKANGIGRLLVTVLEAMELKSFKGNGKSNPFCEVTMRSQCYTSRAINDTVNPKWNFNCQFHIKDVYQDVLCITIFEREQFSPDEFLGRTEVPVATIKKELENKSPSTRRLLLHEVPTGEVWVRLDLQLF; this is translated from the exons GCATGGGAACAATGCCAAATGTACCCATGATGCCCAACGTTCCTATTCTGACGCCTATACCAATGACCTCCACCCTGACCACTATGAGCCCCATGCCAGTCATGAGTCCTATGATGGGCATAGGACTGTCCGTTCCGGTGATGCCTACCATCAGCACTCCAGCTCTGCCAAACGGGCCTATCGCTATTCTACAACCGACTCCCATCCCTCTCAACTCAA CTCTCCCTCTGTCAAGTTCATTTTCTTCCCCTGCACTGGGCTTCTCGGCCCCTCCCATCATCACTACCCCATCCCTGCTGGACCTGGGCTCGAGCAG TTCAAACTCCTCCCCCTCCATATCATTGGCCAGCAACTCTCCTAAGGCCGGCCCCTCTGATTGGGCCGTCCCACAGGCATCACGGCTCAAGTACAGGCAGCTGTTCAATGGCCTGGACAAGCAAATGACCGGTTATCTAACAG GCCCTCAAGTGAGAAATGCAATGGCTACAACACTGCTTACTCAGACCCAGCTGGCTACCATATG GAATCTGGCTGATGTTGATAAGGACGGTAAACTGAAAGCTGACGAGTTAATTTTGGCTATGCATCTGGTAGACATGGCTAAAATGGGACAGCCGTTGCCTTTGGCGCTCCCTTCAGATTTGGTGCCACCATCATTAAG GGGGAAGGTTGGCGACTCTGTTAATGGAACCACTCCCTCTATATACGCTGTTCTAGCTGAGGACCTCTATGAGACTGAGCCTCCACAGAAATCAAGGAACAATT TGACCTTTGAGGATAAGTTCAAGCAGAACCTGGAACTAGGAAAGGCAGAGCTGGAGAAGCGTCGACAGGCCCTGCTGGAGCAGCAGCGCCgggaggaggagaggagagtgCAGAAGGCCAGAGAGGAgctggagaggagagagagggaggcgCGGGAGCTGGAGctgaagaggaagagagaggaggaggagaggctggagagacagagagagctgCAGAGACAACAAGAAGAGGAGAGACTCCGAGATTTAGAGAGAAAAGAG GCAGCGAAAAAGGAGCTGGAGCGCCAGCGTCAGCTTGAGTGGGAGCGGAGGAGAAAACAGGAGCTCCAGAACCAGAAGAGTGAGGAGCAGGAGGAGATCATCAAGCTCAGGGCCAAAAAGAGGAGTCTGGAGATGGAGCTGGAAGCTGTG GGCAACAAGCAGAGACAGATCTCTGACAAGCTCCGAGATGCTCAAGGCAAAAAGAGAATCCAAAAAAATGAGCTGGACATGATCAACCAGAACAGAGACTCTTGCATAACGGACATCAGCTCCCTACAGATGCAGTTGGAG GAATTCAAGAGAAAGTTGGGACTGTCGACCAGCGAGCAGCAGAAACTAAGCGAAAGACTCCGCAATCTGAGTCTAAACAACCTCCCTA CTGTGACTGTAAACACTTTTAAGAGGAATGTGGAAGAGAAAGATCTTACTTGTCGAAAGCTTAAAGAACAGTTTACTGTGTTGGAGACGGAAACCGCAGCCAAATTAGCAGACATGGATCAGTATAAGAAAGAAATCCAG GATCTCAGAGAGAGTCAGAGGATGCAACAGTCTGCTTTGGAAAAACTGCGTGCCATCAAGGAAGACAAAATCAGAGAGCTGAAGAAACGCAAGCAGGAGGAACTGGAAAAGAGAAGGAAAGAGGAGGAGGAGCAGAA GCGTATCAAACTAGAGAAGGAGCGACAATGGCAGGAGAAACTGCAGCGTGATgaagaagagagacagagaaaactacaggaggagagagaggccAAACTTCGTGAGGAGGAGGAACGGGAAAGACAGGCTCGTTTACAGGCTGCAAAAGAACAGGCAGAGCGGGAACGTAAAGCCAGagaagaggaggagaggagacgCAGAGAGGAGGACGAAAGAAGAGAACAAGAGAGGAAAAGATTTGATGAGAAAAGGAggcaggaggaggaggaagagcgCAGGCGAAGAGATGAAGAGAGAAGGAAAttggaggaggagaggagaaaaCTAGAGGAGGAAAGGAGGAAATTGGAGGAGGAGAGAAAACGGCAGGAGGCGATGAGATTAGAGGAGGAGCGAAAACGAGAGGAGGAGTGGAGGAGAAAAGAGGAAGAGAGACGGGAGGAGGAAAGAAGAAGGGAgcgggaggaggaggagaggaggCGACAGCGTGCACAAGTGGCAGCCATGAGAGacgcagaggaaagaaagaaactaGAAGAAGAGAGGAGGAGAAAGGAGGAGGAGAAGAAGAGAAGGCAGGAGGAGGAGAAGAAGAGAAGGCAGGAAGAGGAGGATAGGAGGCGTCGGGAGGAGGAACAAAGGAAACAGGAtgaggagaggaagaggaaacagcAGGAGGAAGAAGCAGCAGCCTCACAGCTGAGAGACGATCAACAGAACAAGAAGAACACTGTTAAAACGGATATTGTTGCCGCTCTTTTGCGCGGCCTGGCGGAGAGGAAAG GCACCAGACAGCCGCTTGGAACACAGCACAGAAGATCAGCTGCACTGACTACATTTAAAGCTCTGTACCCCTTCACAGCCAGAAATGATGAAGAGCTCTCCTTTGAAACTGATGACCTGATTGAG GTGGATGAGAGCGTAGAGAGAGAGCAGGGCTGGCTGTACGGCAGTCGCCAGGGGAAGATGGGCTGGTTCCCTGAGAGCTACGTGGAGAGGCAGACCAAATCTGAGGCTCCGCCCACAGCCAAACAAGCCCTGAAGCCACAGGTCTCCATCTCCACCAG TTCTACAGATGCAACTGATACTACAGATGGATCCACCTATGAag AGTATGTGGCACTGTATACGTATGAGAGTCCTGAGCCTAGTGATCTGACCTTCTCTGAGGGAGACACCATCCTGGTGGCGGAGAGAGAGGGCGagtggtggaaagggagcataGGAGACCGATCGGGTGTCTTCCCCTCCAATTACGTCAAGCCAAAGGAGACTGAT ACTTCAAGTCTCTCTGGTAAACCTGGAGCACTTGGGAAGAAGCCAG aaGTGGCCCAGGTGAACACTGCATATTCAGCTGCAGGTGCAGAGCAGTTAAATCTGGGCCCTGGTCAGCTCATCCTCATCCTCAACAAGAACCCCTCCGGTTGGTGGCTCGGGGAACTGCAG GCCAGGGGAAAGAAGCGTCAGAAGGGCTGGTTCCCTGCCTCACATGTCAAACTCCTGGGGTCAAACAGCGGCAAATCCACACCTGCACCTGCAGCTG TCTGCCAAGTTATCTCCATATACGACTACACAGCAGCCAACGAGGATGAGCTCAGCTTCTCCCAGAACCAGATCATCAACGTGTTGGACAAAAGTAATCCTGATTGGTGGAAAGGAGAACTCAATGGGGTAACAGGCTTGATCCCTACCAACTATGTGAAAATGACCACTTCAGATTCTGACCCCAGTCAGCAGT GGTCCCAGGAGAGGAAGCGACAAGGCTACATCGATGAGCTCATTGAGACGGAAGAGAAATATATAGAAGACCTACAGCTGGTCCTGGAG GTCTTTCACAAGCCCATGTCTGAGTCAGGTCGTCTGACGGaggctgaaatgaacatgattTTTGTCAACTGGAGAGAACTTATACAGTGCAACAGCAAGATGCTCAA GGTTCTAAAGACGAGGAAGAAACCAGGAGGAGAGCCTGTTCACATGATCGGAGATGTCCTGGCGTCTGAGCTCTCTCACATGCAGGCCTACATCCGCTTCTGCAGCTGCCAGCTGAACGCTGCTGCTCTGCTACAACAGAGAACTGATCAGGAACCTGACTTCAAAACCTTTATGAAG AAAATCGCCACAGACTACCGGTGTAAAGGAATGCCATTGTCCAGCTTTTTACTAAAACCTATGCAAAGGATTACCAGATACCCCCTCcatattaaaaat ATCCTTGAAAGTACTCCAGAGGGTCACGTGGACCATGTTCAGCTGCAAGAGGCTTTGGAGAAGGCAGAGCTGCTGTGCTTTCAGGTGAATGAAGGCGTCCGAGAGAAGGAGAACTCGGACAGATTGGAGTGGATTCAGTCTCACTTGCAGTGTGAGGGAAtcacagat AATCTGACCTTCAACTCGCTGACCAACTGCATGGGTCCTCGGAAACTCCTGCACAGTGGAAAGCTGTTTAAGACCAAGAGCAATAAAGAGTTATACGCCTTCCTGTTCAGCGACTTTCTGCTGTTTACTCAAGCTGTCAGGCAGTTCACTTCTACAGGAACAGACAGGCTGTTCAGCCCCAAGTCCAACACGCAATACAAGATGTATAAGACG CCTGTGTTCCTCAATGAAGTTCTAGTGAAACATCCGTCAGATCCGTCCAGCGATGAGCCCGTTTTCCACATCTCCCACATTGACCGTGTGTACACCCTCAAGACCGAAAACATTAACGAAAG AACTGCATGGGTTCAGAAGATCAAAGCTGCATCAGAGGAATTTATTGAGACGGAGAAGAAGAAGCGGGAAAAGACCTTTCAAT CTCGCTCAATGAAAGCAAACGGAATCGGACGACTGCTTGTCACCGTCTTGGAGGCGATGGAGCTCAAATCGTTTAAAGGAAATG GAAAGAGTAATCCATTCTGTGAGGTGACCATGCGCTCTCAGTGTTACACTTCCAGGGCCATCAATGACACAGTCAACCCCAAATGGAACTTCAACTGTCAGTTTCACATTAAAGATGTGTATCAAGATGTCCTCTGCATTACGATTTTCGAGAGGGAGCAGTTTTCACCAGATG AGTTCTTAGGACGCACTGAGGTTCCCGTGGCCACTATTAAGAAAGAGTTGGAGAATAAAAGTCCATCCACCAGGAGGCTGCTGCTTCATGAAGTTCCCACAGGGGAAGTGTGGGTTCGCCTTGACCTACAGCTGTTTTGA
- the itsn2b gene encoding intersectin-2b isoform X1, with product MNGVRSIWAITPEERDKHDQKFDTLSPVQGFVTGEKARSFFIQSGLPQPVLAEIWSLADMNKDGKMDRLEFSIAMKLIKMKLQGQNLPTALPIIMKQPPVPAPAMPVTPLGMGTMPNVPMMPNVPILTPIPMTSTLTTMSPMPVMSPMMGIGLSVPVMPTISTPALPNGPIAILQPTPIPLNSTLPLSSSFSSPALGFSAPPIITTPSLLDLGSSSSNSSPSISLASNSPKAGPSDWAVPQASRLKYRQLFNGLDKQMTGYLTGPQVRNAMATTLLTQTQLATIWNLADVDKDGKLKADELILAMHLVDMAKMGQPLPLALPSDLVPPSLRGKVGDSVNGTTPSIYAVLAEDLYETEPPQKSRNNLTFEDKFKQNLELGKAELEKRRQALLEQQRREEERRVQKAREELERREREARELELKRKREEEERLERQRELQRQQEEERLRDLERKEAAKKELERQRQLEWERRRKQELQNQKSEEQEEIIKLRAKKRSLEMELEAVGNKQRQISDKLRDAQGKKRIQKNELDMINQNRDSCITDISSLQMQLEEFKRKLGLSTSEQQKLSERLRNLSLNNLPTVTVNTFKRNVEEKDLTCRKLKEQFTVLETETAAKLADMDQYKKEIQDLRESQRMQQSALEKLRAIKEDKIRELKKRKQEELEKRRKEEEEQKRIKLEKERQWQEKLQRDEEERQRKLQEEREAKLREEEERERQARLQAAKEQAERERKAREEEERRRREEDERREQERKRFDEKRRQEEEEERRRRDEERRKLEEERRKLEEERRKLEEERKRQEAMRLEEERKREEEWRRKEEERREEERRREREEEERRRQRAQVAAMRDAEERKKLEEERRRKEEEKKRRQEEEKKRRQEEEDRRRREEEQRKQDEERKRKQQEEEAAASQLRDDQQNKKNTVKTDIVAALLRGLAERKGTRQPLGTQHRRSAALTTFKALYPFTARNDEELSFETDDLIEVDESVEREQGWLYGSRQGKMGWFPESYVERQTKSEAPPTAKQALKPQVSISTSSSTDATDTTDGSTYEEYVALYTYESPEPSDLTFSEGDTILVAEREGEWWKGSIGDRSGVFPSNYVKPKETDTSSLSGKPGALGKKPEVAQVNTAYSAAGAEQLNLGPGQLILILNKNPSGWWLGELQARGKKRQKGWFPASHVKLLGSNSGKSTPAPAAVCQVISIYDYTAANEDELSFSQNQIINVLDKSNPDWWKGELNGVTGLIPTNYVKMTTSDSDPSQQWSQERKRQGYIDELIETEEKYIEDLQLVLEVFHKPMSESGRLTEAEMNMIFVNWRELIQCNSKMLKVLKTRKKPGGEPVHMIGDVLASELSHMQAYIRFCSCQLNAAALLQQRTDQEPDFKTFMKKIATDYRCKGMPLSSFLLKPMQRITRYPLHIKNILESTPEGHVDHVQLQEALEKAELLCFQVNEGVREKENSDRLEWIQSHLQCEGITDNLTFNSLTNCMGPRKLLHSGKLFKTKSNKELYAFLFSDFLLFTQAVRQFTSTGTDRLFSPKSNTQYKMYKTPVFLNEVLVKHPSDPSSDEPVFHISHIDRVYTLKTENINERTAWVQKIKAASEEFIETEKKKREKTFQSRSMKANGIGRLLVTVLEAMELKSFKGNGKSNPFCEVTMRSQCYTSRAINDTVNPKWNFNCQFHIKDVYQDVLCITIFEREQFSPDEFLGRTEVPVATIKKELENKSPSTRRLLLHEVPTGEVWVRLDLQLF from the exons GCATGGGAACAATGCCAAATGTACCCATGATGCCCAACGTTCCTATTCTGACGCCTATACCAATGACCTCCACCCTGACCACTATGAGCCCCATGCCAGTCATGAGTCCTATGATGGGCATAGGACTGTCCGTTCCGGTGATGCCTACCATCAGCACTCCAGCTCTGCCAAACGGGCCTATCGCTATTCTACAACCGACTCCCATCCCTCTCAACTCAA CTCTCCCTCTGTCAAGTTCATTTTCTTCCCCTGCACTGGGCTTCTCGGCCCCTCCCATCATCACTACCCCATCCCTGCTGGACCTGGGCTCGAGCAG TTCAAACTCCTCCCCCTCCATATCATTGGCCAGCAACTCTCCTAAGGCCGGCCCCTCTGATTGGGCCGTCCCACAGGCATCACGGCTCAAGTACAGGCAGCTGTTCAATGGCCTGGACAAGCAAATGACCGGTTATCTAACAG GCCCTCAAGTGAGAAATGCAATGGCTACAACACTGCTTACTCAGACCCAGCTGGCTACCATATG GAATCTGGCTGATGTTGATAAGGACGGTAAACTGAAAGCTGACGAGTTAATTTTGGCTATGCATCTGGTAGACATGGCTAAAATGGGACAGCCGTTGCCTTTGGCGCTCCCTTCAGATTTGGTGCCACCATCATTAAG GGGGAAGGTTGGCGACTCTGTTAATGGAACCACTCCCTCTATATACGCTGTTCTAGCTGAGGACCTCTATGAGACTGAGCCTCCACAGAAATCAAGGAACAATT TGACCTTTGAGGATAAGTTCAAGCAGAACCTGGAACTAGGAAAGGCAGAGCTGGAGAAGCGTCGACAGGCCCTGCTGGAGCAGCAGCGCCgggaggaggagaggagagtgCAGAAGGCCAGAGAGGAgctggagaggagagagagggaggcgCGGGAGCTGGAGctgaagaggaagagagaggaggaggagaggctggagagacagagagagctgCAGAGACAACAAGAAGAGGAGAGACTCCGAGATTTAGAGAGAAAAGAG GCAGCGAAAAAGGAGCTGGAGCGCCAGCGTCAGCTTGAGTGGGAGCGGAGGAGAAAACAGGAGCTCCAGAACCAGAAGAGTGAGGAGCAGGAGGAGATCATCAAGCTCAGGGCCAAAAAGAGGAGTCTGGAGATGGAGCTGGAAGCTGTG GGCAACAAGCAGAGACAGATCTCTGACAAGCTCCGAGATGCTCAAGGCAAAAAGAGAATCCAAAAAAATGAGCTGGACATGATCAACCAGAACAGAGACTCTTGCATAACGGACATCAGCTCCCTACAGATGCAGTTGGAG GAATTCAAGAGAAAGTTGGGACTGTCGACCAGCGAGCAGCAGAAACTAAGCGAAAGACTCCGCAATCTGAGTCTAAACAACCTCCCTA CTGTGACTGTAAACACTTTTAAGAGGAATGTGGAAGAGAAAGATCTTACTTGTCGAAAGCTTAAAGAACAGTTTACTGTGTTGGAGACGGAAACCGCAGCCAAATTAGCAGACATGGATCAGTATAAGAAAGAAATCCAG GATCTCAGAGAGAGTCAGAGGATGCAACAGTCTGCTTTGGAAAAACTGCGTGCCATCAAGGAAGACAAAATCAGAGAGCTGAAGAAACGCAAGCAGGAGGAACTGGAAAAGAGAAGGAAAGAGGAGGAGGAGCAGAA GCGTATCAAACTAGAGAAGGAGCGACAATGGCAGGAGAAACTGCAGCGTGATgaagaagagagacagagaaaactacaggaggagagagaggccAAACTTCGTGAGGAGGAGGAACGGGAAAGACAGGCTCGTTTACAGGCTGCAAAAGAACAGGCAGAGCGGGAACGTAAAGCCAGagaagaggaggagaggagacgCAGAGAGGAGGACGAAAGAAGAGAACAAGAGAGGAAAAGATTTGATGAGAAAAGGAggcaggaggaggaggaagagcgCAGGCGAAGAGATGAAGAGAGAAGGAAAttggaggaggagaggagaaaaCTAGAGGAGGAAAGGAGGAAATTGGAGGAGGAGAGAAAACGGCAGGAGGCGATGAGATTAGAGGAGGAGCGAAAACGAGAGGAGGAGTGGAGGAGAAAAGAGGAAGAGAGACGGGAGGAGGAAAGAAGAAGGGAgcgggaggaggaggagaggaggCGACAGCGTGCACAAGTGGCAGCCATGAGAGacgcagaggaaagaaagaaactaGAAGAAGAGAGGAGGAGAAAGGAGGAGGAGAAGAAGAGAAGGCAGGAGGAGGAGAAGAAGAGAAGGCAGGAAGAGGAGGATAGGAGGCGTCGGGAGGAGGAACAAAGGAAACAGGAtgaggagaggaagaggaaacagcAGGAGGAAGAAGCAGCAGCCTCACAGCTGAGAGACGATCAACAGAACAAGAAGAACACTGTTAAAACGGATATTGTTGCCGCTCTTTTGCGCGGCCTGGCGGAGAGGAAAG GCACCAGACAGCCGCTTGGAACACAGCACAGAAGATCAGCTGCACTGACTACATTTAAAGCTCTGTACCCCTTCACAGCCAGAAATGATGAAGAGCTCTCCTTTGAAACTGATGACCTGATTGAG GTGGATGAGAGCGTAGAGAGAGAGCAGGGCTGGCTGTACGGCAGTCGCCAGGGGAAGATGGGCTGGTTCCCTGAGAGCTACGTGGAGAGGCAGACCAAATCTGAGGCTCCGCCCACAGCCAAACAAGCCCTGAAGCCACAGGTCTCCATCTCCACCAG TAGTTCTACAGATGCAACTGATACTACAGATGGATCCACCTATGAag AGTATGTGGCACTGTATACGTATGAGAGTCCTGAGCCTAGTGATCTGACCTTCTCTGAGGGAGACACCATCCTGGTGGCGGAGAGAGAGGGCGagtggtggaaagggagcataGGAGACCGATCGGGTGTCTTCCCCTCCAATTACGTCAAGCCAAAGGAGACTGAT ACTTCAAGTCTCTCTGGTAAACCTGGAGCACTTGGGAAGAAGCCAG aaGTGGCCCAGGTGAACACTGCATATTCAGCTGCAGGTGCAGAGCAGTTAAATCTGGGCCCTGGTCAGCTCATCCTCATCCTCAACAAGAACCCCTCCGGTTGGTGGCTCGGGGAACTGCAG GCCAGGGGAAAGAAGCGTCAGAAGGGCTGGTTCCCTGCCTCACATGTCAAACTCCTGGGGTCAAACAGCGGCAAATCCACACCTGCACCTGCAGCTG TCTGCCAAGTTATCTCCATATACGACTACACAGCAGCCAACGAGGATGAGCTCAGCTTCTCCCAGAACCAGATCATCAACGTGTTGGACAAAAGTAATCCTGATTGGTGGAAAGGAGAACTCAATGGGGTAACAGGCTTGATCCCTACCAACTATGTGAAAATGACCACTTCAGATTCTGACCCCAGTCAGCAGT GGTCCCAGGAGAGGAAGCGACAAGGCTACATCGATGAGCTCATTGAGACGGAAGAGAAATATATAGAAGACCTACAGCTGGTCCTGGAG GTCTTTCACAAGCCCATGTCTGAGTCAGGTCGTCTGACGGaggctgaaatgaacatgattTTTGTCAACTGGAGAGAACTTATACAGTGCAACAGCAAGATGCTCAA GGTTCTAAAGACGAGGAAGAAACCAGGAGGAGAGCCTGTTCACATGATCGGAGATGTCCTGGCGTCTGAGCTCTCTCACATGCAGGCCTACATCCGCTTCTGCAGCTGCCAGCTGAACGCTGCTGCTCTGCTACAACAGAGAACTGATCAGGAACCTGACTTCAAAACCTTTATGAAG AAAATCGCCACAGACTACCGGTGTAAAGGAATGCCATTGTCCAGCTTTTTACTAAAACCTATGCAAAGGATTACCAGATACCCCCTCcatattaaaaat ATCCTTGAAAGTACTCCAGAGGGTCACGTGGACCATGTTCAGCTGCAAGAGGCTTTGGAGAAGGCAGAGCTGCTGTGCTTTCAGGTGAATGAAGGCGTCCGAGAGAAGGAGAACTCGGACAGATTGGAGTGGATTCAGTCTCACTTGCAGTGTGAGGGAAtcacagat AATCTGACCTTCAACTCGCTGACCAACTGCATGGGTCCTCGGAAACTCCTGCACAGTGGAAAGCTGTTTAAGACCAAGAGCAATAAAGAGTTATACGCCTTCCTGTTCAGCGACTTTCTGCTGTTTACTCAAGCTGTCAGGCAGTTCACTTCTACAGGAACAGACAGGCTGTTCAGCCCCAAGTCCAACACGCAATACAAGATGTATAAGACG CCTGTGTTCCTCAATGAAGTTCTAGTGAAACATCCGTCAGATCCGTCCAGCGATGAGCCCGTTTTCCACATCTCCCACATTGACCGTGTGTACACCCTCAAGACCGAAAACATTAACGAAAG AACTGCATGGGTTCAGAAGATCAAAGCTGCATCAGAGGAATTTATTGAGACGGAGAAGAAGAAGCGGGAAAAGACCTTTCAAT CTCGCTCAATGAAAGCAAACGGAATCGGACGACTGCTTGTCACCGTCTTGGAGGCGATGGAGCTCAAATCGTTTAAAGGAAATG GAAAGAGTAATCCATTCTGTGAGGTGACCATGCGCTCTCAGTGTTACACTTCCAGGGCCATCAATGACACAGTCAACCCCAAATGGAACTTCAACTGTCAGTTTCACATTAAAGATGTGTATCAAGATGTCCTCTGCATTACGATTTTCGAGAGGGAGCAGTTTTCACCAGATG AGTTCTTAGGACGCACTGAGGTTCCCGTGGCCACTATTAAGAAAGAGTTGGAGAATAAAAGTCCATCCACCAGGAGGCTGCTGCTTCATGAAGTTCCCACAGGGGAAGTGTGGGTTCGCCTTGACCTACAGCTGTTTTGA